A single genomic interval of Shewanella psychropiezotolerans harbors:
- a CDS encoding Spy/CpxP family protein refolding chaperone yields the protein MNTFKAGLLAIVASTALMTSAVYAEDGQHDGQHHMKSDRMAHHGGMRQMFRGLDLTDEQKSEIKSLMKEQKSAMKENRPTKEERKAKKAEFLSLITADSFDETKAQELMQVRQDKAKYKKLEMMKVQNKIYKLLTPEQQEQFKDNFEKGHSRKSERKGWH from the coding sequence ATGAATACATTTAAAGCAGGTTTACTCGCAATTGTAGCAAGCACGGCTCTTATGACATCGGCTGTATACGCGGAAGATGGACAACATGACGGTCAGCATCATATGAAGAGCGATCGTATGGCTCACCATGGTGGTATGCGTCAAATGTTTAGAGGTTTAGATTTGACCGACGAGCAGAAGTCAGAAATTAAGTCACTAATGAAAGAGCAAAAGTCGGCAATGAAAGAGAATCGTCCTACCAAGGAAGAGCGTAAAGCCAAGAAAGCCGAGTTCTTAAGTTTGATCACAGCCGATAGCTTCGATGAGACAAAAGCGCAAGAGCTGATGCAAGTGAGACAAGATAAGGCTAAATATAAGAAGCTAGAGATGATGAAAGTTCAGAATAAGATATATAAGCTTCTTACGCCTGAGCAACAAGAACAGTTCAAAGATA